The Neomonachus schauinslandi chromosome 11, ASM220157v2, whole genome shotgun sequence genome contains a region encoding:
- the LOC110570999 gene encoding histone acetyltransferase type B catalytic subunit-like codes for MRFSDYYDIRVIASICDFLHNHWYFIAKIPSRTPCYIVVSPYAPLGSENFSDFPFFDDLDNFEEHWSGFGAMEKFLVEYKSAVEKKLAEYKCNTNTATELKLVRFPEDLENDIRTFFPEYTHQLFGDDETTFGYKGLKILLYYIAGSLSTMFHVEYASKVDENFDCVEADDVQGKIRQIIPPGFCTNTNDFLSLLEKEVDFKPFGTLLHTYSVLSPTGGENFTFQIYKADMTCRGFRDYHERLQTFLMWFIETASFIDVDDERWHYFLVFEKYNKDGAMLFVTVGYMTVYNYYVYPDKTQPRVSQMLILTPFQGQGHDAQLLETVHRYYIASPSVLDITAEDPSKSYVKLRDFVLVKLCQDLPCFSREKLMQGFSEDMAIKAQQKFKINKQHARRVYEILRLLVTDMSNAEQYRSYRLDIKRRLISPYKKKQRDLAKMRKCLRPEELTNQMNQIEISTQHEQLEESFQELVEDYRRVIERLAQE; via the exons ATGAGGTTTTCAGATTATTATGACATTAGAGTTATAGCTAGCATTTGTGATTTTCTGCATAATCATTGGTATTTTATTGCTAAG attcCATCCAGAACACCATGTTACATTGTTGTGTCTCCTTATGCTCCTCTTGGCTCTGagaatttctcagactttcctttttttgatgaccttgacaattttgaggaaCATTGGTCAG GATTTGGTGCTATGGAGAAATTTTTGGTTGAGTACAAGAGTGCAGTGGAGAAGAAACTGGCAGAGTACAAATGTAACACCAACACAGCAACTGAACTAAAACTAGTTCGTTTTCCTGAAGATCTTGAGAATGACATTAGAACTTTCTTTCCTGAATATACCCATCAACTCTTTGGGGATGATGAAACTACTTTTGGTTACAAGGGTTTGAAGATCCTGTTATACTATATTGCTGGTAGCTTGTCAACAATGTTCCATGTTGAATATGCATCTAAAGTTGATGAGAATTTTGACTGTGTAGAGGCAGATGATGTTCAGGGCAAAATTAGACAAATCATCCCACCTGGATTTTGTACAAACACAAatgattttctctctttgctgGAAAAAGAAGTTGATTTCAAGCCATTTGGAACCTTACTCCATACATACTCTGTTCTCAGTCCAACAGGAGGGGAAAACTTTACCTTTCAGATATACAAGGCTGACATGACATGTAGAGGCTTTCGAGACTATCATGAAAGGCTTCAGACCTTTTTGATGTGGTTTATTGAAACTGCTAGCTTTATTGACGTGGATGATGAAAGATGGCACTACTTTCTAGTATTTGAGAAGTATAATAAGGATGGAGCTATGCTCTTTGTGACCGTAGGCTACATGACAGTCTATAATTACTATGTGTACCCAGACAAAACCCAGCCACGTGTAAGTCAGATGCTGATACTGACTCCATTTCAAGGTCAAGGCCATGATGCTCAACTTCTTGAAACAGTTCATAGATACTACATTGCATCTCCTTCTGTTCTTGATATTACAGCGGAAGATCCATCCAAAAGCTATGTGAAATTAAGAGACTTTGTGCTTGTGAAGCTTTGTCAAGATTTGCCCTGTTTTTCCCGGGAAAAGTTGATGCAAGGATTCAGTGAAGATATGGCGATAAAGGCACAACAGAAgttcaaaataaataagcaacatGCTAGGCGGGTTTATGAAATTCTTCGACTACTGGTAACTGACATGAGTAATGCTGAACAATACAGAAGCTATAGACTGGACATTAAAAGAAGACTAATTAGTCCATATAAGAAAAAGCAGAGAGATCTtgctaaaatgagaaaatgtctcAGACCAGAAGAACTGACAAACCAGATGAACCAAATAGAAATAAGCACGCAACATGAACAGCTGGAAGAAAGCTTTCAGGAACTTGTGGAAGATTACCGACGTGTTATTGAACGCCTCGCTCAAGAGTAG